From one Halosimplex rubrum genomic stretch:
- a CDS encoding glycoside hydrolase family 15 protein, with protein MRLTTALDEYKRARGERFPEETRTVGGAFSGHGDRLVHVDPNGSLRDYSAPLSGLHGIDRSKLGVRTPKGTHWFADLETIRQHYYRDTRLVETEYDAGSFTVHQYDLTLGRAHVTHVELRGAVPQDARLVAFLTMAPEGEEAGVGALVHEDSGPAEASVLEVFHRTEHDYLTASTGIGGVRGQRPERFAEILDDDPVDFPRGEGERAYDQTRMTGDFVVTAPLEREGRSNRTTLVTQLSDHREIDRGGALADLRACAEGHASADELRAAARDRTTVDVPESTPRSELVRADLRVADLLEGPTGARIAAPEFDPFHANSGGYGYVWFRDDAEVARHVLAAGDRLDLPVGGLVERAARFHCDAQLPDGTWPHRVWASDGSLAPGWANANVERDDDSVEYQADQTASVTAFLATLLRERRGGLDDDLTVSIRETVAESVDALTRTVGDDGLPDPCQNVWEDATGRFTHTAATYVQAFAAVARAPVGRQLAERALGAAEAVLDGLDEVYDAERGAYPMRLVDGEPDGRLDAATLSLAEAVAAYDGIPETTLDDERLDRVAEHVATTLDGLFRNPSGSGLAGLVRYEGDDWRTADQDREKVWSATTGMGAVAAAEVGVLLNERGRSGDAYLDRAADLYELLGEDGPLTTDAGYLAEQAFDDGDLDCATPLGWSHALRLRATATLDAEAALPARTSDIEGPTDRMRWTTGEKYGLGTAADHDAADPSRVWFTLTEGAMTEVRFPQVDLMNLRTLDFLVNDRADDEYTIRTHNESRVSDDTVERRVEPVADDALLFRHVFTEAGDGRGHEWELTVEYAADPDHDAVLADVAFAAADGNDYEVFAVADTALVNSARADRGLRLGEPGSHHLVARDPTAYTGDTEEPFLVDEDGEGYSVAMAMAARDRFEWATVGAAGSEPLRALFTDGVLPDPRDAVDNQSVVLVGRLGTGGAVDSELALGFARAADTAAALGEADGALERGFETVRAEYADTWADFLADRSLPEAVANDRDLAAQYRTALMSLYAVEDKTYAGASIASPSVPWGEAVSADEPKGYGYNFVWSRDLYQVFTVFETVGELDVAAEQLAYIYEYQQDEDGFIPQNTYVNGITRWGGEQMDNISYPAVMAYHLAERGLGFDEVDYDYEHVRRSADYVARNGPESAQERWEEESGYSPSSIAAEIAGLACAGKLAVDAGHEADALVWTALADQWVNNVEDWTATETGTERHEHTPYYVRVTRDGDPEAGHLRTLANAGPTLDERDIIDGGFLDLVRLGIKPADDEVIRNSVAEVDDTIKVDAGAAPGFYRYNGDGYGERERGDVGGPWSVEHKGKGRLWPLLTGERGEYELHLDDPDPAPEDCLRAMQEFANSGRMIAEQVWDREHATDYDWAFGEGTGSATPLAWSMAQYVRLAHGVSAGEPVETPAVVRERYRDERLHEPDRSPALRVDTEFRGDRLVVSGETTGERVAVKTPVEGVVLEPEGTEFETTVGIERGENQVIVAAGAADVETSGTTVRRLQL; from the coding sequence ATGCGGCTGACGACGGCGCTCGACGAGTACAAACGGGCACGCGGCGAGCGCTTCCCGGAGGAGACGAGGACGGTCGGCGGCGCCTTCTCGGGCCACGGCGACCGGCTGGTCCACGTGGACCCGAACGGGTCGCTGCGCGACTACTCCGCGCCGCTCTCGGGGTTACACGGGATCGACCGCTCGAAGCTGGGTGTCCGGACGCCCAAGGGGACCCACTGGTTCGCCGACCTGGAGACCATCCGCCAGCACTACTACCGCGACACGCGGCTCGTCGAGACCGAGTACGACGCCGGCTCGTTCACCGTCCACCAGTACGACCTGACGCTCGGCCGGGCCCACGTCACGCACGTCGAACTCAGGGGTGCGGTTCCGCAGGACGCGCGCCTCGTCGCCTTCCTCACGATGGCGCCGGAGGGCGAGGAAGCGGGGGTCGGCGCGCTGGTCCACGAGGACAGCGGACCCGCGGAGGCCAGCGTGCTGGAGGTCTTCCACCGGACGGAACACGACTACCTGACGGCCTCGACGGGTATCGGCGGGGTGCGCGGCCAGCGGCCCGAGCGCTTCGCCGAGATCCTCGACGACGACCCGGTCGACTTCCCGCGCGGGGAGGGCGAACGCGCCTACGACCAGACGCGGATGACCGGCGACTTCGTCGTGACCGCTCCGCTCGAACGGGAGGGTCGGAGCAACCGGACGACGCTCGTCACGCAGCTCTCGGACCACCGCGAGATCGACAGAGGCGGGGCACTGGCGGACCTGCGCGCCTGCGCGGAGGGCCACGCGAGCGCGGACGAACTGCGCGCCGCGGCCCGCGACCGGACGACCGTCGACGTGCCCGAGTCGACGCCGCGCTCGGAACTGGTGCGGGCGGACCTTCGGGTGGCGGACCTGCTCGAAGGGCCGACCGGCGCGCGGATCGCGGCCCCGGAGTTCGACCCGTTTCACGCCAACTCCGGCGGCTACGGCTACGTCTGGTTCCGCGACGACGCCGAGGTGGCCCGTCACGTCCTCGCCGCGGGCGACCGCCTCGACCTCCCCGTGGGCGGGCTCGTCGAACGGGCCGCTCGCTTCCACTGCGACGCCCAGCTACCCGACGGGACCTGGCCCCACCGCGTGTGGGCGAGCGACGGCTCGCTCGCGCCCGGGTGGGCCAACGCGAACGTCGAGCGCGACGACGACTCCGTCGAGTACCAGGCCGACCAGACCGCGTCGGTCACCGCCTTCCTCGCGACGCTGCTCCGCGAGCGCCGCGGCGGCCTCGACGACGACCTGACCGTCTCGATCCGCGAGACCGTCGCCGAGAGCGTCGACGCGCTCACCCGGACCGTCGGCGACGACGGCCTGCCCGACCCCTGCCAGAACGTCTGGGAGGACGCCACCGGCCGGTTCACCCACACCGCGGCGACGTACGTCCAGGCGTTCGCCGCGGTCGCGCGAGCGCCGGTCGGCCGCCAGCTCGCCGAGCGTGCGCTGGGGGCCGCCGAGGCGGTCCTCGACGGCCTCGACGAGGTCTACGACGCCGAGCGCGGCGCCTACCCGATGCGACTGGTCGACGGCGAGCCCGACGGCCGGCTCGACGCGGCGACGCTGTCGCTCGCCGAGGCGGTCGCGGCCTACGACGGGATTCCGGAGACGACGCTGGACGACGAGCGGCTCGACCGCGTGGCCGAGCACGTGGCGACGACGCTGGACGGGCTGTTCCGCAACCCGTCCGGGAGCGGACTCGCGGGGCTGGTCCGCTACGAGGGCGACGACTGGCGGACCGCCGACCAGGACCGCGAGAAGGTGTGGTCGGCGACGACGGGGATGGGCGCCGTCGCCGCCGCCGAGGTCGGCGTCCTCCTGAACGAGCGCGGCCGGTCGGGCGACGCGTACCTCGACCGCGCGGCGGACCTGTACGAGCTGCTCGGCGAGGACGGCCCGCTGACGACCGACGCGGGCTATCTCGCCGAGCAGGCGTTCGACGACGGCGACCTGGACTGCGCGACGCCGCTGGGCTGGTCGCACGCGCTGCGGCTGCGCGCGACCGCCACGCTGGACGCGGAGGCGGCGCTGCCCGCCCGCACCTCCGACATCGAGGGGCCGACCGACCGGATGCGGTGGACGACCGGCGAGAAGTACGGCCTCGGCACCGCCGCCGACCACGACGCCGCCGACCCCTCGCGGGTCTGGTTCACGCTCACCGAGGGCGCGATGACGGAGGTGCGGTTCCCGCAGGTCGACCTGATGAACCTCCGCACGCTCGATTTCCTCGTCAACGACCGCGCGGACGACGAGTACACGATCCGGACGCACAACGAGTCCCGGGTCAGCGACGACACCGTCGAGCGCCGTGTCGAGCCGGTGGCCGACGACGCGCTGCTCTTTCGGCACGTGTTCACGGAGGCGGGCGACGGTCGCGGTCACGAGTGGGAGCTCACCGTCGAGTACGCGGCCGACCCCGACCACGACGCGGTGCTGGCCGACGTGGCGTTCGCGGCCGCCGACGGCAACGACTACGAGGTGTTCGCCGTCGCGGACACGGCGCTGGTCAACAGCGCGAGGGCCGACCGCGGCCTGCGACTTGGCGAACCCGGCTCCCACCACCTCGTCGCCCGCGACCCGACGGCCTACACCGGCGACACGGAGGAGCCGTTCCTCGTCGACGAGGACGGCGAGGGCTACTCGGTCGCGATGGCGATGGCCGCCCGCGACCGCTTCGAGTGGGCGACCGTCGGCGCCGCCGGCAGCGAGCCGTTGCGCGCGCTGTTCACCGACGGCGTCCTCCCCGACCCGCGCGACGCCGTCGACAACCAGAGCGTCGTCCTCGTCGGCCGCCTCGGCACGGGCGGGGCCGTCGACTCCGAACTCGCGCTCGGGTTCGCCCGCGCGGCCGACACTGCCGCCGCGCTCGGCGAGGCCGACGGCGCCCTGGAGCGCGGGTTCGAGACCGTCCGGGCCGAGTACGCCGACACCTGGGCCGACTTCCTCGCCGACCGCTCGCTGCCCGAGGCGGTCGCCAACGACCGCGACCTGGCCGCCCAGTACCGAACCGCCCTGATGAGCCTCTACGCCGTCGAGGACAAGACCTACGCCGGCGCCTCTATCGCCTCCCCCTCGGTCCCGTGGGGCGAGGCGGTCTCCGCCGACGAGCCGAAGGGCTACGGCTACAACTTCGTCTGGTCCCGCGATCTGTACCAGGTGTTCACCGTCTTCGAAACCGTCGGCGAGCTGGACGTGGCCGCCGAACAGCTGGCGTACATCTACGAGTACCAGCAGGACGAGGACGGCTTCATCCCGCAGAACACCTACGTCAACGGCATCACCCGCTGGGGCGGCGAGCAGATGGACAACATCTCCTACCCTGCCGTGATGGCCTACCACCTCGCCGAGCGCGGCCTCGGCTTCGACGAGGTCGACTACGACTACGAGCACGTCCGCCGCTCGGCCGACTACGTCGCCCGCAACGGCCCCGAGAGCGCCCAGGAGCGCTGGGAGGAGGAGTCGGGCTACTCCCCCTCCTCGATCGCCGCCGAGATCGCCGGGCTGGCCTGCGCCGGCAAGCTCGCGGTCGACGCCGGTCACGAGGCCGACGCGCTGGTCTGGACGGCCCTGGCCGACCAGTGGGTCAACAACGTCGAGGACTGGACGGCCACCGAGACCGGCACCGAGCGCCACGAGCACACCCCCTACTACGTCCGGGTGACCCGCGACGGCGACCCCGAGGCCGGCCACCTGCGGACGCTCGCCAACGCCGGCCCGACGCTGGACGAACGGGACATCATCGACGGCGGCTTCCTCGATCTGGTCCGCCTGGGGATCAAACCCGCCGACGACGAGGTGATCCGCAACTCCGTCGCCGAGGTCGACGACACGATCAAGGTCGACGCCGGCGCCGCCCCGGGCTTCTACCGCTACAACGGCGACGGCTACGGCGAGCGCGAACGCGGCGACGTGGGCGGCCCGTGGTCGGTCGAACACAAGGGGAAGGGTCGGCTCTGGCCGCTGCTGACCGGCGAGCGCGGCGAGTACGAGTTGCACCTCGACGACCCCGATCCGGCGCCCGAGGACTGTCTGCGCGCGATGCAGGAGTTCGCCAACTCCGGGCGGATGATCGCAGAGCAGGTGTGGGACCGCGAGCACGCCACCGACTACGACTGGGCGTTCGGCGAGGGGACCGGCTCGGCGACGCCGCTGGCGTGGTCGATGGCTCAGTACGTCCGCCTCGCCCACGGCGTCAGCGCCGGCGAGCCGGTCGAGACGCCCGCCGTCGTCCGTGAGCGCTACCGCGACGAGCGGCTCCACGAACCCGACCGCAGCCCCGCGCTCCGGGTCGACACGGAGTTCCGCGGCGACCGGCTCGTCGTCTCCGGCGAGACGACCGGCGAACGCGTCGCCGTCAAGACCCCGGTCGAGGGGGTCGTCCTCGAACCAGAGGGCACCGAGTTCGAGACGACCGTCGGCATCGAGCGCGGCGAGAACCAGGTGATCGTCGCCGCCGGCGCCGCCGACGTGGAGACCTCGGGCACGACCGTCCGCCGGCTACAGCTGTAG